A region of the Kribbella sp. NBC_01245 genome:
GTGCTCCACCGGCCGGCCGCGGCTGGGAGTACCTCACCGGCACCGGCTGGAACTGGGACGAGGAGCTCGCCAGCCTGCCCGGTTGGCTCGCCGACAAGATGGCGGCGCCGTCCGTCGAGGCCGGGGAGTACGACCTGGTCATCGACCCGACCAACCTCTGGCTCACCATCCACGAGTCGATCGGGCACGCCACCGAGCTCGACCGCGCCCTCGGCTACGAGGCCAACTACGCGGGCACGAGCTTCGCGACGATCGACAAGCTCGGCAACCTGAAGTACGGCTCGCCGATCATGCACGTGACCGGCGATCGCACCGCCGAGCACGGCCTCGCCACCATCGGGTACGACGATGAGGGTGTCGCCGGGCAGCAGTGGGACCTGGTCAAGAACGGCGTGCTCGTCGGCTACCAGGTCGATCGGCGGATGGCGAAGGTCAATGCCGACAAGCTCGGCACCGACCGCTCCAACGGCTGCGCCTTCGCCGACTCGGCGGGGCACATCCCGATCCAGCGCATGGCGAACGTCTCGCTCCAGCCCGCGCACGACGGTCCGACCACCGAGGAACTGATCGGCCAGGTGAAGAACGGCATCTACATCGTCGGCGACAAGTCCTGGTCGATCGACATGCAGCGCTACAACTTCCAGTTCACCGGTCAGCGCTTCTTCAAGATCACCGACGGCAAACTCGACGGCCAGCTGCGCGACGTCGCCTACCAGGCCACGACGACGGACTTCTGGGGTTCGATGGAGGCCGTCGGCGGTCCCGGCACGTACTTGCTCGCCGGCGCGCTCAACTGTGGCAAGGCCCAGCCCGGGCAGGTCGGCGCGGTCAGTCATGGCACGCCGTCGGCGTTGTTCCGTGGCATCCGCATCCTCAACACCACGCAGGAGGCCGGCCGATGACCGCCGCGCAGCTCACCCCGCAGGAGACCGTCGACAAGGTCCTCGCGCTCGCCGCGCAGGCCGGCGCGGACGGCTGCGTCGTACTGGTCGACGAGACCTCCAGCGCCAACCTGCGCTGGGCCAACAACACCCTCACCACGAACGGCGCGATGCGTGGTTCGCGGATCACCGTGATCGCGACGGTCGGCGGCGGCGAGGGTACGGCGGCCGGGGTCGTCGGTCGTTCCTCCACCACGGCCGACTCGCTTGCCGAAGTCGTCGACGCTGCCGTCGCCACTGCGAAGGCGTCGAGCCCTGCCGAGGACGCGCGGCCGCTCGTCGACGGCACGGTCGGGCCGGGCTGGGAGCAGGAGCCGGGCGAGACCTCGGTCCTCGTGTACGAGTCGTTCGCCCCGGCCCTTGGTGAAGCCCTCATCCGTGCGGGTAAGGAAAACCGCTGGCTGTACGGGTTCGCCGACCACGAGGTCACCACGACGTACGTCGGATCGTCCACCGGCTTGAGGCTTCGGCACGAGCAGCCCAGCGGCCATGTCACCGTCACCGGTAAGTCGGGCGATCTGAGCCAGTCGGCGTGGGTCGGTTCGGCCACTCGCGACTTCACCGATATCGACGCCACGGCGATCGACGCGGAGCTGTCCCGCCGGCTCGGCTGGGCCAAGCGCACGGTCTCGGTCGAGGCTGGCCGTCACAACACGGTGCTACCGCCCGCGGCCGTCGCAGACCTCGCGACGTACCTCTACTGGGAGATGGAGGGTCGCGACGCGCACGAAGGTCGCAACGTCTACTCCAACCCGTCGGGTGGTTCGCGGATCGGCGAGCAGCTCTCGCCGCACCCGATCAGCCTGCGGTCTCTTCCGCACTACGCCGGCCTGGAGTGTTCGCCGTTCGCCACGGCTCGTTCGTCCGGCGGCTCGCAGAGTGTTTTCGACAACGGCCTGACGCTGTCGGCGACCGACTGGATCAGCGGCGGCAAGCTGCAACACCTGATGCAGAACAGGTTCTCGGCCGACCTCACCGGCAATCCGGTCACGCCGATGATCGGCAACTACGTCCTCGAGGTCGAGGGTGCGACTGGTTCCGTCGACGACCTGGTCGCGGGTGTTGAGCACGGTCTGCTGCTGACCTGCCTCTGGTACATCCGGACCGTCGATCCGCAGACTCTGCTGCTCACCGGTCTGACCCGCGATGGCGTCTACCTGATCGAGAATGGCGAGGTCACCGGCGCGGTCAACAACTTCCGCTTCAACGAGAGCCCGGTCGATCTGCTGGCCCGGTTCTCGGCGGCCGGCGCGACTGTTCCGTCGTTCTCCCGCGAGTGGGGCGACTACTTCCCCCGTACGGCAACACCGCCGCTACTGGTGCCGGACTTCAACATGTCCAGCGTCAGCCAGGCCAGCTAGACGCACGGGCCAACAGCAACGCCCGCCGCGATGGACTGTCGCGGCGGGCGTTCGGCGTACTAGACCGTGCTGGATCAGACGGTCGGGTAGCCAGGCTCTCCACCCGGGAAGCCCTGACCGCGCT
Encoded here:
- a CDS encoding TldD/PmbA family protein; its protein translation is MPEVDASFLALPRRELADAALHRAKDLGASYAEFRLERIRTESIALRDGVLEGARDDEDLGIAVRVIHDGTWGFAAGVALTNDEAVRLAEAAVNIAQVSRAINTEPIELADEPTYDDVQWTSSYEIDPLSLPRAEKVALLTDYSKRLLDAPGVTHVDARVTSVSECKYFANSEGTSTTQQRVRVGPQLEAFAIDSEAGRFDSMRTCAPPAGRGWEYLTGTGWNWDEELASLPGWLADKMAAPSVEAGEYDLVIDPTNLWLTIHESIGHATELDRALGYEANYAGTSFATIDKLGNLKYGSPIMHVTGDRTAEHGLATIGYDDEGVAGQQWDLVKNGVLVGYQVDRRMAKVNADKLGTDRSNGCAFADSAGHIPIQRMANVSLQPAHDGPTTEELIGQVKNGIYIVGDKSWSIDMQRYNFQFTGQRFFKITDGKLDGQLRDVAYQATTTDFWGSMEAVGGPGTYLLAGALNCGKAQPGQVGAVSHGTPSALFRGIRILNTTQEAGR
- a CDS encoding TldD/PmbA family protein, with amino-acid sequence MTAAQLTPQETVDKVLALAAQAGADGCVVLVDETSSANLRWANNTLTTNGAMRGSRITVIATVGGGEGTAAGVVGRSSTTADSLAEVVDAAVATAKASSPAEDARPLVDGTVGPGWEQEPGETSVLVYESFAPALGEALIRAGKENRWLYGFADHEVTTTYVGSSTGLRLRHEQPSGHVTVTGKSGDLSQSAWVGSATRDFTDIDATAIDAELSRRLGWAKRTVSVEAGRHNTVLPPAAVADLATYLYWEMEGRDAHEGRNVYSNPSGGSRIGEQLSPHPISLRSLPHYAGLECSPFATARSSGGSQSVFDNGLTLSATDWISGGKLQHLMQNRFSADLTGNPVTPMIGNYVLEVEGATGSVDDLVAGVEHGLLLTCLWYIRTVDPQTLLLTGLTRDGVYLIENGEVTGAVNNFRFNESPVDLLARFSAAGATVPSFSREWGDYFPRTATPPLLVPDFNMSSVSQAS